A single Pseudomonas sp. MM223 DNA region contains:
- the nicP_14 gene encoding Porin-like protein NicP (*Name nicP_14) — translation MSTLQPARQLLPGLLAMSCAFPLFAAEGGFMEDAKATLNLRNFYINRNFVDPAHPQGKAEEWTQSFILDARSGFTQGTVGFGVDVLGMYSVKLDGGKGTTNTHLLPVHDDGRPADDFGRLGVALKAKLSETELKVGEWMPVLPILRSDDGRSLPQTFRGGQLTSKEIAGLTLYAGQFRANSPRNDASMEDMSMNGKGAFTSDRFNFGGGEYTFNDKRTMIGLWDAQLKDIYRQQYLNLTHSQPLGDWTLGANLGYFIGKEDGAERAGKLDNRTASAMLSARYQGHTFYVGLQKVSGDDAWMRVNGTSGGTLANDSYNSSFDNAKERSWQVRHDFNFATVGVPGLTLMNRYIKGDNVTVGSVDDGKEWARETELAYVVQSGSFKDLSVKWRNSTMRRDFSTNAFDENRLIVSYPLNLL, via the coding sequence ATGAGCACTTTGCAACCCGCACGCCAGCTGCTGCCCGGCCTGTTGGCCATGTCCTGCGCCTTCCCCCTGTTCGCCGCCGAAGGCGGTTTCATGGAAGACGCCAAGGCCACCCTCAACCTGCGCAACTTCTACATCAACCGCAATTTCGTCGACCCGGCCCACCCGCAGGGCAAGGCCGAAGAATGGACGCAAAGCTTCATTCTCGACGCCCGCTCCGGCTTCACCCAAGGCACCGTCGGTTTCGGGGTGGACGTGCTGGGCATGTACTCGGTCAAGCTCGACGGCGGCAAAGGCACCACCAACACGCACCTGCTACCGGTGCACGACGACGGCCGCCCAGCCGATGACTTTGGCCGCCTGGGTGTGGCGCTGAAAGCCAAGCTTTCCGAAACCGAGCTGAAAGTCGGTGAATGGATGCCGGTACTGCCAATCCTGCGCTCGGACGATGGCCGCTCGCTGCCGCAGACCTTCCGCGGTGGCCAGTTGACCTCCAAGGAAATTGCCGGCCTGACGCTGTATGCCGGCCAGTTCCGCGCCAACAGCCCACGCAACGACGCCAGCATGGAAGACATGTCGATGAACGGCAAAGGCGCGTTCACCTCCGATCGTTTCAACTTCGGCGGCGGCGAGTACACCTTCAACGACAAGCGCACCATGATCGGCCTGTGGGATGCCCAGCTCAAGGACATCTACCGCCAGCAGTACCTGAACCTGACGCACAGCCAGCCGCTGGGCGACTGGACCCTGGGCGCCAACCTGGGCTACTTCATCGGCAAGGAAGATGGCGCAGAGCGCGCCGGCAAGCTGGACAACCGCACCGCCTCGGCCATGCTTTCGGCGCGCTACCAAGGCCACACCTTCTACGTCGGCCTGCAGAAGGTCAGCGGCGACGACGCCTGGATGCGGGTCAACGGTACCAGTGGCGGCACCCTGGCCAACGACAGCTACAACTCCAGCTTCGACAATGCCAAGGAGCGGTCCTGGCAGGTGCGCCATGACTTCAACTTCGCCACCGTAGGCGTGCCAGGGTTGACCCTGATGAACCGCTACATCAAGGGTGACAACGTCACCGTGGGCAGCGTGGATGATGGCAAGGAATGGGCACGTGAGACCGAACTGGCCTACGTGGTGCAGTCCGGCAGCTTCAAGGACCTGTCGGTGAAATGGCGCAACTCCACCATGCGCCGCGATTTCAGCACCAACGCGTTCGATGAGAACCGGTTGATTGTGAGCTACCCGCTGAATCTCCTTTGA
- the argP_7 gene encoding HTH-type transcriptional regulator ArgP (*Name argP_7), whose translation MDLRQLRYFIALTEYRSFVRAAEAMGITQPAFSRAIQGLEHTFGCPLVDRASKALLPTPEGLVVLQHARRLVQGAAQLSNEVLQMTKLDAGELHFGSGPALAVRLVPDALRHFIERHPGIRTSLLVDNAERLGQALRREQIEFFVDDIRPFEADPNFHTEPLSPRPGLFFCRPGHPLLAKDSLSTNDLFSYPLASALLAPGVRKRLANLSGRSDFTPHLQTEHLAILRSVVQASDAIGTASEEAVAEDLAAGTLVRLHWRNLPPALEVLSVRCGVVSRSGYRLSPAARAMIETLVGLDAPMKAAAIR comes from the coding sequence ATGGACCTCCGCCAGCTGCGCTACTTCATCGCCCTCACCGAATACCGCAGTTTCGTCCGTGCCGCAGAGGCCATGGGCATCACCCAGCCCGCCTTCAGCCGTGCCATTCAGGGCCTGGAACACACCTTCGGCTGCCCGCTGGTGGACCGCGCCAGCAAAGCCCTGCTGCCTACCCCCGAGGGCCTGGTGGTACTGCAACACGCCCGCCGCCTGGTACAGGGCGCCGCGCAACTGAGCAACGAAGTGCTGCAAATGACCAAGCTCGACGCTGGCGAGCTGCACTTTGGCAGTGGCCCGGCGCTGGCCGTGCGCTTGGTCCCCGACGCCTTGCGCCACTTCATCGAGCGCCACCCGGGCATCCGCACCTCGTTGCTGGTGGACAATGCCGAACGCCTGGGCCAGGCCCTGCGCCGTGAACAGATCGAGTTTTTCGTCGACGATATCCGACCGTTCGAAGCTGACCCCAACTTCCACACCGAGCCCCTGTCACCACGCCCCGGCCTGTTCTTCTGCCGGCCGGGCCACCCATTGCTGGCCAAGGACAGCCTGTCGACCAACGACCTGTTCAGCTACCCCCTGGCCAGCGCCCTGCTCGCCCCCGGCGTACGCAAACGCCTGGCCAACCTGAGCGGGCGCAGCGACTTCACCCCGCACCTGCAAACCGAGCACCTGGCCATATTGCGCAGCGTGGTGCAGGCCAGCGATGCGATTGGCACTGCCAGCGAAGAGGCCGTGGCCGAAGACCTGGCCGCAGGCACACTGGTGCGCCTGCACTGGCGTAACCTGCCGCCGGCGCTGGAGGTGCTGAGTGTGCGCTGTGGAGTGGTCAGCCGCAGCGGTTACCGGTTGTCGCCGGCGGCACGGGCGATGATCGAGACACTGGTTGGGCTGGATGCACCGATGAAGGCTGCCGCCATTCGCTGA
- the catD_2 gene encoding 3-oxoadipate enol-lactonase 2 (*Name catD_2): MAHLQLADGVLNYQIDGPENAPVLVLSNSLGTDLGMWDTQIPLWSQHFRVLRYDTRGHGASLVTEGPYNIEQLGGDVLALLDGLDIQKAHFVGLSMGGLIGQWLGINAGERLHSLTLCNTAAKIANDEVWNTRIDTVLKGGQQAMVDLRDGSIARWFTPGFAQAQPEQAQRICQMLAQTSPQGYAGNCAAVRDADYREQLGRIQVPALIVAGTEDVVTTPEHGRFMQAGIKGAEYVDFPAAHLSNVEIGEAFSRRVLDFLLAH; encoded by the coding sequence GTGGCGCACTTGCAACTGGCCGATGGCGTTTTGAACTACCAAATCGATGGCCCGGAAAACGCCCCGGTGCTGGTCCTGTCCAACTCGCTGGGTACCGATCTGGGCATGTGGGACACCCAGATTCCGCTGTGGAGCCAGCACTTTCGTGTGCTGCGCTATGACACCCGTGGCCATGGCGCATCGTTGGTCACCGAAGGCCCCTACAACATCGAACAGTTGGGCGGTGACGTGCTGGCCCTGCTCGATGGCCTGGACATCCAGAAAGCGCATTTCGTCGGCCTGTCGATGGGTGGCCTGATCGGCCAGTGGCTGGGCATCAACGCAGGCGAGCGCCTGCACAGCCTGACCCTGTGCAACACCGCCGCCAAGATCGCCAATGACGAGGTGTGGAACACCCGTATCGACACCGTGCTCAAAGGTGGCCAGCAGGCCATGGTCGACCTGCGCGATGGCTCCATCGCCCGCTGGTTCACCCCGGGCTTTGCCCAGGCCCAGCCAGAGCAAGCCCAGCGCATTTGCCAGATGCTGGCGCAAACCAGCCCGCAGGGTTATGCCGGTAACTGCGCCGCGGTGCGTGATGCCGATTACCGTGAGCAACTGGGCCGCATCCAGGTGCCCGCGCTGATCGTTGCTGGCACCGAAGACGTGGTTACCACCCCTGAACATGGCCGCTTCATGCAGGCCGGTATCAAGGGTGCCGAGTACGTCGACTTCCCGGCAGCGCACCTGTCCAACGTCGAAATCGGTGAAGCGTTCAGCCGCCGCGTGCTCGACTTCCTGCTGGCTCACTGA
- the pcaB_2 gene encoding 3-carboxy-cis,cis-muconate cycloisomerase (*Name pcaB_2) produces the protein MTNLLFDAYFTAPAMREIFSDRGRLQGMLDFEAALAHAEAAAGLVPHSAVAAIEAACQAERYDVGALANAIATAGNSAIPLVKALGKVIATGVPEAERYVHLGATSQDAMDTGLVLQLRDALDLIEADLGKLADTLSQQALKHADTPLVGRTWLQHATPVTLGMKLAGVLGALTRHRQRLQELRPRLLVLQFGGASGSLAALGSKAMPVAEALAEQLQLTLPEQPWHTQRDRLVEFASVLGLVAGSLGKFGRDVSLLMQTEAGEVFEPSAPGKGGSSTMPHKRNPVGAAVLIGAATRVPGLVSTLFAAMPQEHERSLGLWHAEWETLPDICCLVSGALRQAQVIAEGMEVDAARMRRNLDLTQGLVLAEAVSIVLAQRLGRDRAHHLLEQCCQRAVAEQRHLRAVLGDEPQVSAELSAEELDRLLDPAHYLGQARVWVARAVSEHQRFTA, from the coding sequence ATGACCAACCTACTGTTCGACGCCTACTTCACCGCGCCGGCCATGCGCGAGATTTTTTCCGACCGTGGCCGCTTGCAGGGCATGCTCGATTTCGAAGCCGCGCTGGCCCATGCCGAAGCCGCTGCCGGGCTGGTCCCGCACAGCGCCGTGGCGGCCATCGAGGCGGCATGCCAGGCCGAGCGCTATGACGTTGGCGCGCTGGCCAATGCCATCGCCACCGCTGGCAACTCGGCAATCCCGCTGGTGAAGGCGTTGGGCAAGGTGATTGCCACGGGGGTGCCTGAAGCCGAGCGCTATGTGCACCTGGGTGCCACCAGCCAGGACGCGATGGACACTGGCCTGGTGTTGCAGTTGCGCGATGCCCTCGACCTGATCGAAGCCGACTTGGGCAAGCTGGCCGACACCCTGTCGCAGCAGGCCTTGAAGCATGCCGACACGCCGTTGGTGGGCCGAACCTGGCTGCAACACGCTACCCCGGTGACCTTGGGTATGAAACTGGCCGGCGTACTGGGGGCTTTGACCCGCCACCGCCAGCGCCTGCAGGAACTGCGCCCACGCTTGCTGGTGCTGCAGTTCGGCGGCGCCTCGGGCAGCCTGGCCGCTTTGGGCAGCAAGGCGATGCCGGTGGCCGAGGCCCTGGCCGAGCAGCTGCAACTGACCCTACCCGAGCAACCCTGGCACACCCAGCGTGATCGCCTGGTGGAGTTTGCTTCGGTGCTGGGCCTGGTGGCCGGCAGCCTGGGCAAGTTCGGCCGCGATGTCAGCCTGCTGATGCAAACCGAGGCTGGGGAGGTGTTCGAGCCTTCCGCGCCGGGCAAGGGCGGTTCCTCGACCATGCCGCACAAGCGCAACCCGGTGGGCGCCGCGGTGCTGATCGGTGCCGCGACCCGTGTGCCGGGGCTGGTGTCGACGCTGTTCGCCGCCATGCCTCAGGAACACGAGCGCAGCCTGGGCCTGTGGCATGCCGAATGGGAAACCCTCCCGGATATCTGCTGCCTGGTCTCCGGCGCGTTGCGCCAGGCCCAGGTGATTGCCGAGGGCATGGAAGTGGACGCAGCGCGCATGCGCCGTAACCTCGACCTGACCCAAGGGCTGGTGCTGGCAGAAGCGGTGAGTATTGTCCTCGCCCAGCGACTGGGCCGCGACCGTGCCCACCACCTGCTGGAACAATGCTGCCAGCGTGCCGTGGCCGAACAGCGCCACCTGCGTGCGGTGCTGGGTGACGAACCGCAGGTCAGTGCCGAGCTGTCTGCCGAAGAACTTGATCGCCTGCTCGACCCCGCCCATTACCTGGGCCAGGCCCGAGTATGGGTGGCGCGTGCCGTATCCGAACATCAACGTTTCACTGCCTGA